In one window of Qipengyuania profundimaris DNA:
- a CDS encoding SDR family NAD(P)-dependent oxidoreductase — protein MNFEGKTAWITGASSGIGAALAREWGHRGARVILSGRDEARLAEVADSISTETLILPFDVRDDDAMKHATDKAVAWHGVDIFVANAGVSQRSAAVDTDMQVYREIIDIDLTAQIAATQALLPHVTERGSGHLLFISSIAGKVGVPMRTAYCAAKFGLAGYADALRAELSQSDVQVHVIYPGSVATDVSRNALTSDGSKRGRSDKVIDNGIPPGEAAKWIVDAVAKGEREVIVAQGMEQAMGEARRTPEQLLDQVAAMVASGYMEKMKAEG, from the coding sequence ATGAACTTCGAAGGCAAGACCGCCTGGATCACGGGCGCGAGCAGCGGCATAGGCGCAGCACTGGCGCGCGAATGGGGACACCGGGGCGCGCGGGTTATTCTCTCGGGTCGCGACGAGGCGCGGCTGGCCGAGGTCGCGGACAGCATCTCTACCGAGACGCTCATCCTGCCCTTCGACGTGCGCGACGACGACGCCATGAAGCACGCGACCGACAAAGCCGTCGCTTGGCACGGCGTCGATATTTTCGTCGCCAATGCCGGCGTGTCCCAGCGCAGCGCGGCGGTCGACACCGACATGCAGGTCTATCGCGAGATCATCGACATCGACCTTACCGCGCAAATCGCCGCGACGCAGGCGCTGCTGCCGCATGTGACCGAGCGCGGCAGCGGACATTTGCTGTTCATCAGTTCCATCGCCGGCAAGGTCGGCGTGCCGATGCGGACGGCCTATTGCGCGGCGAAATTCGGGCTTGCGGGATATGCGGACGCGCTGCGCGCCGAACTGTCGCAGAGCGATGTGCAGGTCCATGTCATCTACCCCGGATCGGTCGCCACCGATGTCAGCCGCAATGCCCTCACTTCCGACGGCAGCAAGCGCGGGCGTTCGGATAAGGTCATCGACAACGGCATCCCGCCGGGCGAGGCGGCGAAATGGATCGTCGATGCCGTCGCCAAGGGCGAGCGCGAAGTGATAGTGGCACAGGGCATGGAGCAGGCGATGGGCGAGGCACGCCGTACCCCGGAGCAGTTGCTCGACCAGGTCGCGGCAATGGTCGCGAGCGGCTACATGGAAAAGATGAAGGCCGAGGGCTGA
- a CDS encoding pirin family protein, with protein MSQITETLIPTTHDLGQFKVRRVLPAKARSMVGPFIFVDQFGPAQLDLGSGMDVRPHPHINLATVTWLFEGAIDHRDSIGSFSTIRPGQVNLMTAGKGIVHSERSPEEERRAGPKLYGMQTWLALPDGREEIDPAFEAMKDLPVIEDGRAKAVVIMGELWGERAATTTYADTIYAEIVLEAGGAIPIEDEADERAVMLVGGEAELDGHKLEKFALNVLQPGRDMTLESKSGGRVMLLGGEAFETQRHAWWNFVSSSRDRIQQAKEDWREGRFADVPGDSEERIPLPDGAPKTVTYP; from the coding sequence ATGAGCCAGATCACCGAGACCCTGATCCCAACCACCCACGATCTCGGCCAGTTCAAGGTGCGCCGCGTGCTTCCGGCGAAGGCACGATCGATGGTCGGGCCCTTCATTTTCGTCGACCAGTTCGGCCCGGCGCAGCTCGATCTCGGCAGCGGGATGGACGTGCGGCCGCATCCGCATATCAACCTCGCAACCGTCACCTGGCTGTTCGAAGGCGCGATCGACCACCGCGACAGCATCGGCAGTTTCTCGACCATCCGGCCGGGTCAGGTAAACCTGATGACGGCGGGCAAGGGTATTGTTCATTCGGAACGCTCGCCCGAAGAGGAACGCCGCGCAGGACCGAAGCTCTACGGCATGCAGACCTGGCTCGCCCTGCCCGACGGGCGCGAGGAGATCGATCCGGCTTTCGAAGCCATGAAGGATCTTCCCGTAATCGAAGATGGCCGCGCGAAGGCCGTGGTGATCATGGGCGAATTATGGGGCGAACGAGCTGCCACGACGACCTATGCAGACACGATCTACGCAGAAATCGTGCTCGAAGCAGGCGGCGCGATCCCCATCGAGGACGAGGCGGACGAACGCGCCGTCATGCTGGTGGGAGGCGAGGCGGAGCTAGACGGGCATAAGCTCGAGAAGTTTGCTCTTAACGTGCTGCAACCGGGGCGCGACATGACACTCGAGAGCAAGTCCGGCGGGCGGGTCATGCTGCTCGGTGGCGAGGCGTTCGAAACGCAACGCCATGCGTGGTGGAACTTCGTCAGTTCGAGTCGCGATCGCATCCAGCAAGCCAAGGAAGACTGGCGCGAAGGACGCTTCGCCGACGTGCCGGGCGATAGCGAAGAGCGAATTCCGCTGCCCGATGGCGCACCCAAAACCGTAACCTATCCTTGA
- a CDS encoding glutathione S-transferase, giving the protein MTSPAYDLWYWPSIQGRGEFVRLFMAAAGIPYRDRARTDDAQALVEDMEAREKSGQFAPYAPPYLVEREMGFAIAQVAHILTWLTDKHDLDSGDPATDLHLIQLQLTITDIVAEVHDTHHPVASGLYFDDQKDAAKRAAKAFREERIPKYFDHFEAALSVKPGPFMVGATWSHVDTSLFQLVEGLRYAFPLRMAAITDDYPKLMACRDAVAEIEGVASYLDSEARIPFNEDGIFRHYEELDAA; this is encoded by the coding sequence ATGACGTCGCCCGCCTACGATCTCTGGTATTGGCCATCGATCCAGGGACGCGGCGAGTTCGTGCGGCTATTCATGGCAGCCGCCGGGATTCCATACCGCGACCGGGCGCGAACCGATGATGCGCAGGCGCTGGTCGAAGATATGGAGGCGCGCGAAAAGAGCGGCCAGTTCGCGCCCTATGCGCCGCCCTATCTGGTCGAGCGGGAGATGGGCTTCGCTATCGCTCAGGTCGCGCATATTCTCACTTGGCTGACCGACAAGCACGATCTGGACTCCGGCGATCCGGCGACCGATCTCCACCTGATCCAGTTGCAGCTCACGATCACGGATATCGTCGCCGAGGTGCACGACACTCATCACCCTGTGGCGAGCGGCCTGTATTTCGACGACCAGAAGGATGCGGCAAAGCGTGCCGCCAAGGCATTTCGCGAAGAGCGCATTCCGAAGTACTTCGATCATTTCGAAGCGGCCCTGTCCGTCAAACCGGGGCCTTTCATGGTAGGCGCGACGTGGAGCCATGTCGACACCTCGCTGTTCCAGCTGGTCGAAGGTCTGCGCTATGCTTTCCCGCTCCGGATGGCCGCGATCACCGACGACTATCCCAAGCTCATGGCCTGCCGCGACGCGGTGGCAGAAATCGAAGGCGTCGCGAGCTATCTGGACAGCGAGGCGCGCATCCCCTTCAATGAGGATGGCATTTTCCGCCATTACGAGGAGCTGGACGCCGCATGA
- a CDS encoding BolA family protein → MAGKVQQEMEALLTEAFEPTRLEVINDSAKHHGHAGDDGSGESHFTIVIEAAAFAEKSRLERQRMVNKALGDIPGERVHALAIQASAPTP, encoded by the coding sequence ATGGCCGGAAAAGTACAGCAAGAAATGGAAGCGCTTCTGACGGAGGCTTTCGAGCCTACGCGGCTGGAAGTGATCAACGACAGCGCCAAGCACCACGGCCACGCGGGCGACGACGGCAGCGGCGAATCGCACTTTACCATCGTCATCGAGGCGGCGGCCTTCGCCGAGAAATCCCGGCTCGAACGCCAGCGGATGGTCAACAAGGCGCTGGGCGACATTCCTGGCGAGCGGGTTCATGCGCTCGCCATTCAGGCCTCGGCGCCGACGCCATGA
- a CDS encoding J domain-containing protein codes for MRQTRFHGRYEDTGRVCAHPTCEEPGEFRAPGGRGHGFDGPGEWQWLCLDHVREFNAGYDWFEGMSAEEIYHAQAPGAGWRTEQPAYRPTAGVDGMPRWADYDDPLDAISARAAGIRSRARREAEMAMDGRFSREEAEALETMGLGTNIDRQRLRRRYSELVRRYHPDRNGGDRRHEARLGRVVEAYQLLRKSRAIA; via the coding sequence ATGCGCCAGACGAGGTTCCACGGACGATACGAAGATACCGGCAGGGTCTGCGCCCACCCCACTTGCGAGGAGCCCGGCGAATTTCGCGCCCCCGGTGGCCGCGGGCACGGTTTCGACGGTCCGGGCGAGTGGCAATGGCTGTGCCTCGATCACGTGCGCGAATTCAACGCGGGATACGACTGGTTCGAAGGCATGAGTGCGGAGGAAATCTACCACGCGCAAGCGCCCGGTGCGGGTTGGCGGACGGAACAACCGGCGTACCGCCCGACCGCCGGTGTCGACGGCATGCCGCGCTGGGCCGATTACGACGACCCGCTCGATGCGATCTCCGCGCGGGCGGCAGGTATCCGCAGCCGCGCGCGGCGCGAAGCGGAGATGGCGATGGATGGGCGCTTCAGCCGCGAGGAGGCCGAGGCACTGGAGACCATGGGCCTCGGCACGAATATCGACCGCCAACGGCTGCGTCGCCGCTATTCCGAACTGGTGCGCCGCTACCACCCCGACCGCAATGGCGGGGACCGGCGCCACGAGGCGCGATTGGGGCGGGTGGTGGAAGCCTACCAGCTGCTGAGGAAATCGCGCGCAATCGCCTGA
- a CDS encoding SRPBCC family protein, whose product MHELSITRRINAAPEKVWDVLANRQDEWWCPKPWMIEMVAQERRPGGRSAMIMRGPDGEEMPQEGIFLAWDEGRRFVTTDAVKSDFEPSDPFMIGIWEIEAYGDGTRYTARARHWTEDAMKQHADMGFEEGWGACADQLKALCEAD is encoded by the coding sequence ATGCACGAACTCTCGATCACCCGCAGAATTAACGCAGCGCCAGAGAAGGTGTGGGACGTCCTCGCCAACCGGCAGGACGAATGGTGGTGCCCCAAGCCCTGGATGATCGAGATGGTCGCGCAGGAAAGGCGGCCTGGAGGGCGCAGCGCGATGATCATGCGCGGTCCCGACGGCGAGGAAATGCCGCAGGAGGGCATTTTCCTCGCATGGGACGAGGGCCGTCGCTTCGTGACGACCGACGCCGTAAAATCTGACTTCGAACCCTCCGATCCCTTCATGATCGGAATCTGGGAGATCGAGGCCTATGGCGACGGCACCCGCTACACCGCCCGCGCCCGCCACTGGACGGAAGACGCGATGAAGCAGCATGCGGACATGGGCTTCGAGGAAGGCTGGGGTGCCTGCGCGGACCAGCTCAAGGCGCTGTGCGAAGCGGACTGA
- a CDS encoding glutathione S-transferase family protein, which translates to MADYTFFTNPMSRGQIARWALHEVGADYETELVDWESKPEALMRANPIGKVPTLVHHDGDHIHVISEAAAICHYLGEMHPERGFLPEHHEKADYYRMLFFAAGPVEQAVTSKAMGWEVADEHTGMAGFGTFDRAMDTLETLLSDRDYVCGDRFTMADVYVGSQCAWGLDFGTMPKRDVFARYAERVTSRDACREARAIDMDLIAQSQAND; encoded by the coding sequence ATGGCCGACTACACTTTCTTCACCAACCCGATGAGCCGCGGGCAGATCGCGCGCTGGGCGTTGCACGAGGTCGGCGCAGATTACGAAACCGAGCTGGTCGACTGGGAGAGTAAGCCGGAGGCGCTCATGCGTGCCAATCCGATAGGCAAGGTCCCTACCCTAGTCCATCACGATGGCGACCACATCCATGTGATTAGCGAGGCGGCTGCCATATGCCACTACCTTGGCGAGATGCATCCCGAACGCGGCTTTCTGCCCGAGCATCACGAGAAGGCGGATTACTATCGCATGCTGTTCTTCGCAGCTGGCCCCGTGGAGCAAGCGGTGACGAGCAAGGCCATGGGCTGGGAAGTTGCGGACGAACACACCGGCATGGCCGGCTTCGGCACTTTTGACCGGGCGATGGACACCCTCGAAACCCTGTTGTCGGACCGCGATTACGTCTGCGGCGATCGCTTCACCATGGCCGATGTCTATGTCGGCAGCCAATGCGCTTGGGGCCTCGACTTCGGCACCATGCCGAAGCGCGATGTCTTCGCCCGCTATGCCGAGCGCGTGACCAGTCGCGACGCCTGCCGCGAAGCCCGTGCCATTGACATGGACCTGATCGCGCAATCGCAAGCGAACGATTGA
- a CDS encoding DUF1428 domain-containing protein, which produces MTYVSGFVQPVPDSNRKAYIAAAEAGWVLFKEYGALSMMENWGDDVPEGTQTDLRRAVALDEGESVVFSWIVWPDKATADACYATMETDERWQKLDMPFDGKRMIFGGFETVFTATAKGA; this is translated from the coding sequence GTGACCTATGTCAGCGGCTTCGTGCAGCCAGTTCCCGACAGCAACCGGAAGGCCTACATCGCCGCAGCCGAAGCCGGCTGGGTCCTATTCAAGGAGTACGGCGCCTTGTCGATGATGGAAAACTGGGGCGACGATGTTCCCGAGGGAACGCAGACCGACTTGCGCCGCGCCGTTGCTCTCGACGAGGGCGAAAGCGTGGTCTTCAGCTGGATCGTCTGGCCCGACAAGGCCACGGCCGACGCCTGTTACGCGACGATGGAAACAGACGAGCGCTGGCAAAAGCTCGACATGCCGTTCGACGGCAAGCGGATGATCTTCGGCGGGTTCGAAACCGTCTTTACCGCGACAGCGAAAGGAGCTTGA
- a CDS encoding winged helix-turn-helix transcriptional regulator — protein MKLPKETNPGRGVHGRWYDDACGTAFAMELIGERWSLLIIRELMFGPRRFSDLRASLPGVSAKVLTERLAGLSDAGVLIRRKLPPPVSAQVYELSEWGYAAEALIQELGRWAAMSAQHDPTLPLSPVSLMLSMRTMFNREKAHSIDTVIGFDIAEEQFSATLHDGTIRISRGEPGGADAVFRAPVAPVMAALLYAGVPVSQLENEAGLVIEGDRERALAYAEIFELPDKLA, from the coding sequence ATGAAGTTACCAAAAGAAACCAATCCGGGTCGGGGCGTTCATGGTCGCTGGTATGATGATGCTTGCGGTACGGCCTTCGCGATGGAACTCATCGGCGAGCGCTGGTCGCTGCTCATCATTCGTGAACTCATGTTCGGCCCGCGGCGCTTTTCGGACTTGCGCGCCAGCCTCCCGGGTGTTTCGGCCAAGGTTCTGACCGAGCGACTGGCTGGCCTGTCCGATGCGGGGGTCCTGATCCGGCGCAAGCTCCCACCGCCGGTTTCTGCGCAGGTCTACGAACTTTCCGAGTGGGGATATGCAGCCGAGGCGCTGATCCAGGAACTCGGTCGTTGGGCCGCGATGTCCGCGCAGCATGATCCGACGCTGCCGCTGTCGCCGGTCTCGCTGATGCTATCGATGCGGACCATGTTCAATCGGGAGAAGGCGCACAGTATCGACACGGTGATCGGTTTCGACATCGCGGAAGAGCAATTTTCGGCGACGCTGCATGATGGAACGATTCGAATTTCGCGGGGCGAGCCGGGAGGGGCGGACGCGGTTTTTCGGGCTCCTGTTGCACCCGTCATGGCCGCGTTGCTGTACGCCGGGGTTCCGGTCTCGCAGCTCGAGAATGAAGCGGGACTCGTCATTGAGGGGGATCGCGAGCGTGCGCTCGCCTATGCCGAAATCTTCGAGCTGCCGGACAAGCTGGCCTAG
- a CDS encoding oxygenase MpaB family protein: MPQDPLSEKLRLKLVERVRGVFNDVEGGEQPVPVSDEALFEKDSPIRLVHADIVGMMVGGIRGLLLQMLHPHALQGVLDHSNFRADMHGRLRRTARFIAVTTFGHRDDAMAAIERVNRIHAKVGGTLPDGAPYEATNPRTLAWVHVAEATSFLAGYLRHVRPDMPGSEQDEYYRQFAVIARALGADPVPLDRREAEALFRELRGDLQTSPAAREVAQLVLTQKPEGSPSAVQAMLGAEAVALLPPFARSMLGLERPGLASIPARAATWGMGRTLRWAFRQG; the protein is encoded by the coding sequence ATGCCGCAAGACCCCCTTTCAGAGAAACTTCGCCTCAAACTGGTCGAGCGGGTGCGCGGCGTGTTCAACGATGTCGAGGGCGGCGAACAGCCGGTGCCGGTTTCGGACGAGGCATTGTTCGAGAAGGATTCGCCGATCCGCCTGGTCCATGCGGACATCGTCGGCATGATGGTGGGCGGCATTCGCGGGCTGTTGCTGCAGATGCTGCATCCCCACGCGTTGCAGGGCGTGCTCGACCATTCGAATTTCCGAGCCGACATGCACGGGCGCCTGCGCCGCACCGCGCGATTTATCGCCGTCACCACCTTCGGCCACCGCGATGACGCCATGGCGGCGATCGAGCGGGTGAATCGCATCCATGCGAAAGTCGGAGGCACGCTGCCCGACGGCGCGCCTTATGAGGCGACCAATCCGCGTACTCTCGCCTGGGTTCATGTGGCCGAGGCGACCAGTTTCCTCGCCGGCTACCTGCGCCATGTTCGCCCCGACATGCCGGGCAGCGAGCAGGACGAATACTATCGCCAGTTCGCCGTCATCGCCCGCGCGCTGGGAGCCGATCCGGTGCCGCTGGACCGGCGCGAAGCGGAGGCTTTGTTCCGCGAATTGCGCGGCGACTTGCAGACCTCGCCAGCGGCGCGCGAAGTGGCGCAGCTGGTGCTGACGCAAAAGCCCGAGGGCTCACCGTCAGCGGTGCAAGCGATGCTCGGCGCAGAGGCGGTCGCACTCCTGCCGCCCTTCGCCCGCTCCATGCTCGGCCTCGAACGGCCCGGGCTCGCCAGCATCCCCGCACGAGCGGCGACCTGGGGCATGGGCCGGACGCTGCGTTGGGCTTTCCGTCAGGGCTAG
- a CDS encoding AAA family ATPase — MNDMTDKSFDASAKTVLSAPDTQVDVRETFGIDIDWKVPAFSKPDERTPDLDENYVFDPDTTLAILAGFAHDRRVMVQGYHGTGKSTHIEQVAARLNWPCIRINLDAHISRIDLVGRDAIVLRDGLQVTEFREGLLPWALQHPVALVFDEYDAGRPDVMFVIQRVLEQQGKLTLLDQNRVIRPDANFRLFATANTVGLGDTSGLYHGTQQINQGQMDRWNIVVGLNYLPAETEQDIVEAKNPDIDPKVLADMIKVADLSRQGFINGDISTVMSPRTVITWAQNYAIFKDVGFSFRLSFLNKCDEEERMLVAEYYQRVFGEDLPESVVGKG; from the coding sequence ATGAACGACATGACCGACAAGAGCTTCGATGCCTCCGCCAAGACGGTGCTTTCCGCGCCCGATACGCAAGTCGATGTGCGCGAAACCTTCGGGATCGACATCGACTGGAAAGTCCCGGCGTTTTCCAAGCCGGACGAGCGTACGCCGGATCTCGACGAGAACTACGTGTTCGATCCGGACACCACGCTCGCCATCCTGGCCGGCTTCGCGCACGACCGCCGCGTGATGGTCCAGGGCTATCACGGCACGGGCAAGTCGACGCATATCGAGCAGGTCGCTGCGCGGCTCAACTGGCCGTGCATCCGCATCAATCTCGACGCGCATATCAGCCGTATCGACCTGGTCGGGCGGGATGCGATCGTGCTACGCGACGGGCTTCAGGTCACCGAATTCCGCGAAGGGCTGCTGCCCTGGGCGCTCCAGCATCCGGTGGCGCTGGTGTTCGACGAATACGATGCAGGCCGGCCCGACGTGATGTTCGTGATCCAGCGGGTGCTGGAACAGCAGGGCAAGCTCACCTTGCTCGACCAGAACCGCGTGATCCGGCCAGATGCGAATTTCCGCCTGTTCGCCACCGCCAACACGGTCGGCCTCGGCGATACGAGCGGACTTTATCATGGCACGCAGCAGATCAACCAGGGCCAGATGGACCGCTGGAACATCGTCGTCGGCCTCAACTATCTGCCTGCCGAGACCGAGCAGGATATCGTCGAGGCGAAGAATCCGGACATCGATCCCAAGGTTCTGGCCGACATGATCAAGGTCGCGGACCTCTCGCGCCAGGGCTTCATCAATGGCGACATCTCGACCGTTATGAGCCCGCGTACCGTGATCACCTGGGCGCAGAATTATGCGATTTTCAAGGACGTCGGCTTCTCCTTCCGCCTCTCCTTCCTCAACAAATGCGACGAGGAAGAGCGGATGCTGGTGGCCGAATATTACCAGCGGGTCTTTGGCGAAGACCTGCCGGAAAGCGTCGTTGGCAAGGGTTAA